A single genomic interval of uncultured Desulfobulbus sp. harbors:
- a CDS encoding HPr family phosphocarrier protein: MSTCSGYITVGNERGIHSRIATRLAEIAGCYEVEVTIGTDHERADGSMILDVLALGLIQGDTLQVVIRGQRSVDAMQAVQRLLTAKDDPK, from the coding sequence ATGAGTACATGCTCCGGTTACATCACCGTGGGCAATGAACGGGGCATCCATAGCCGGATTGCGACCCGGCTCGCCGAAATTGCCGGCTGTTATGAGGTGGAGGTCACCATCGGTACAGATCATGAACGTGCCGATGGTTCGATGATCCTTGATGTTCTTGCCCTTGGATTGATTCAGGGCGACACCCTGCAGGTTGTCATTAGGGGGCAGCGGTCAGTGGATGCGATGCAGGCTGTGCAACGACTGCTGACAGCCAAGGATGACCCCAAATGA